The Lycium ferocissimum isolate CSIRO_LF1 chromosome 1, AGI_CSIRO_Lferr_CH_V1, whole genome shotgun sequence genome includes a region encoding these proteins:
- the LOC132052397 gene encoding small polypeptide DEVIL 14-like, giving the protein MTTLASSMSSLRGSKIRKWQGSKQVREHRARLYIIWRCTVLLLCWHD; this is encoded by the coding sequence ATGACTACTCTTGCAAGCTCAATGTCATCGTTAAGGGGTTCGAAGATCAGAAAATGGCAAGGCTCAAAGCAAGTTAGAGAGCATAGAGCAAGACTTTACATTATTTGGAGATGTACAGTCCTGCTTCTCTGCTGGCATGACTGA